In Shouchella patagoniensis, the following are encoded in one genomic region:
- a CDS encoding PH domain-containing protein: protein MKINEPKRILAKDIIKVWLIRDALVNALGFALLGVLFYLDFRFMWADWIWWLLLFITVASVIGAIWSLFKPYILYKSWRYEADHEFLQLKSGIWFEEHLLVPMAKIQAVETQQGPILRRYGLSSISVQTTGGSHLIEALLKEDAIVLRNQIAHYAKVQEMDDQ from the coding sequence ATGAAAATCAATGAACCAAAGCGAATATTAGCAAAAGACATAATTAAAGTATGGTTGATCCGTGACGCGCTTGTGAATGCCCTTGGATTTGCGCTATTAGGCGTATTATTTTACCTCGATTTTCGCTTTATGTGGGCAGATTGGATTTGGTGGCTCCTTCTCTTCATCACAGTAGCCTCTGTCATCGGTGCTATTTGGTCGTTGTTCAAACCGTATATTCTTTACAAAAGTTGGCGTTACGAAGCAGATCATGAATTCTTGCAACTCAAATCAGGAATTTGGTTTGAAGAACATCTACTTGTACCAATGGCAAAAATTCAAGCTGTAGAAACACAGCAAGGTCCTATTTTACGGAGATACGGGCTTAGCTCCATCTCTGTTCAAACAACTGGCGGTTCTCATTTAATCGAAGCGCTCCTGAAAGAAGATGCCATCGTTTTACGAAACCAAATTGCTCATTATGCAAAAGTGCAGGAAATGGACGATCAATGA
- a CDS encoding DUF2711 family protein: MRKIFTGKGFNEKLPILQQIPEYKSAAILFHPFLKMPNGWEVPTEDKQINRMFPTDDEILMYGKELSWRVMMEISELSSPYEIEVALQTYIGALGKKNMNQDVANRLDNKMVDGLYMPNEDEPTIFLWEKMLKVLRLTGAKSITCKDLIETGDTFLAKTVKATDISSFPFGSIERHLYDDQKQFYFYSLVDSFFTIMFSKEKEIKPIVSAANMEGIICTEETTALWQFEHKTEMFLWMNEEKRPDESIPRSSSIKQDGEFE; encoded by the coding sequence GTGAGAAAGATCTTTACTGGTAAAGGGTTCAACGAAAAATTGCCGATCTTGCAACAAATTCCTGAATATAAATCAGCAGCAATTCTATTTCACCCATTTTTAAAAATGCCTAATGGTTGGGAAGTTCCAACTGAAGATAAACAAATAAATCGAATGTTTCCAACGGATGATGAAATATTGATGTATGGAAAAGAGCTGTCTTGGAGAGTGATGATGGAGATAAGTGAGCTTTCCTCGCCGTATGAGATTGAGGTAGCTTTACAAACGTATATTGGAGCACTTGGAAAGAAGAACATGAATCAAGACGTGGCGAATCGACTTGATAACAAAATGGTTGATGGCCTATATATGCCAAATGAAGATGAACCAACAATCTTTCTATGGGAAAAGATGTTAAAAGTTTTGCGGTTAACAGGCGCAAAGTCAATTACATGTAAAGATCTAATTGAAACAGGCGACACGTTTCTTGCTAAAACGGTAAAGGCAACAGATATAAGCAGTTTTCCATTCGGATCAATTGAACGACATCTTTACGATGATCAGAAGCAATTTTATTTTTATAGTTTAGTTGATTCGTTTTTTACGATAATGTTCTCGAAGGAAAAAGAGATAAAACCAATAGTATCGGCTGCGAATATGGAAGGAATCATTTGTACAGAGGAGACGACTGCGCTCTGGCAGTTTGAGCATAAAACAGAAATGTTTCTTTGGATGAATGAAGAGAAAAGACCCGATGAATCGATTCCGAGATCTTCATCAATAAAACAAGATGGAGAGTTCGAATAA
- a CDS encoding undecaprenyl-diphosphatase, whose amino-acid sequence MFREGNVHLFHQINDFGFDYPFINTPFVFIAEYTVILLALLVLFFFFGKQTEKHRYMVLAGGFAFILAWITGNLVGLLHHNYQPFHELENVNQLIHKEIDNSFPSDHTILFFSFCVVFWLFNKRQIGWLIFAALVGLARIIVGVHYPLDVLVGALIATSFAILMYIWVPRSPFVNQLLHTYEKIENNILSRNKHKQNLEK is encoded by the coding sequence ATGTTCAGAGAAGGAAACGTACATTTATTTCACCAAATCAATGATTTTGGGTTTGACTACCCCTTTATTAACACACCGTTTGTTTTTATCGCCGAATATACGGTTATTTTATTAGCTTTGCTTGTTCTTTTTTTCTTTTTTGGGAAACAAACTGAGAAACACCGCTATATGGTTTTAGCAGGTGGATTTGCTTTTATATTGGCGTGGATTACAGGTAATTTAGTCGGGTTGCTCCATCATAACTATCAGCCATTTCATGAGTTAGAAAATGTAAATCAGCTTATTCATAAGGAAATTGATAATTCCTTTCCAAGCGATCACACGATATTATTCTTCTCTTTTTGTGTTGTCTTCTGGTTGTTTAATAAAAGACAAATCGGTTGGTTAATCTTCGCCGCTCTCGTTGGACTAGCACGTATCATCGTCGGCGTGCATTATCCATTAGATGTTTTGGTTGGCGCACTAATTGCGACCTCATTTGCTATTCTTATGTATATATGGGTTCCGCGCTCTCCCTTTGTTAATCAACTTTTGCACACATATGAAAAGATTGAGAACAACATCTTATCAAGAAATAAGCACAAACAAAATTTAGAGAAATAG
- a CDS encoding DUF899 domain-containing protein, translating into MEDNHCRCNSNRELDEKIVEERLELDVDIVSQGDWQKAQLAFREKEKALTRARDQLNAERRRLPMLEVEKDYYFDGDSGTQTLKDLFAGYRQLIIYHFMFDPGWEEGCDGCSMMVDNMGDPAHLNARDTRLALVSRAPLKKIKSFKERMGWRVPWYSSYSSEFNKDFGATIAGQGEVHGYSVFLKNENRIYRTYSTWNRGVEYLGSNWSYLDLTSLGRQEDWEDSPAWVKQTKRYMWWRHRDQYGNK; encoded by the coding sequence ATGGAAGACAATCATTGTCGGTGTAATTCAAACCGTGAATTAGATGAAAAAATAGTAGAGGAAAGGCTAGAACTAGATGTTGATATAGTTAGCCAAGGGGATTGGCAGAAAGCACAACTAGCTTTCAGAGAAAAAGAAAAAGCGCTCACGCGCGCTAGGGATCAATTAAATGCAGAACGACGTCGTTTGCCGATGTTGGAAGTAGAAAAAGACTACTATTTTGATGGAGATAGCGGTACGCAAACGTTAAAAGATCTATTTGCCGGTTATCGCCAGCTTATTATCTATCATTTTATGTTTGATCCAGGATGGGAAGAAGGTTGTGATGGCTGCTCTATGATGGTTGATAATATGGGTGACCCGGCCCATCTTAATGCCAGAGATACACGACTCGCCCTTGTATCTAGAGCCCCGTTAAAGAAGATCAAATCTTTTAAAGAACGAATGGGTTGGAGAGTTCCTTGGTATTCATCCTATTCAAGCGAGTTTAACAAAGATTTTGGTGCAACTATTGCGGGGCAAGGTGAGGTACATGGCTATAGTGTATTTCTAAAAAATGAAAATCGAATTTATCGTACGTATTCAACTTGGAACAGGGGAGTTGAATACCTTGGTTCAAACTGGAGTTACCTTGATCTCACCTCTCTTGGCCGTCAAGAAGATTGGGAAGATTCGCCTGCATGGGTGAAACAAACAAAACGGTATATGTGGTGGCGTCATCGTGACCAGTATGGTAATAAATAA
- a CDS encoding bile acid:sodium symporter family protein produces MNQLASISAFAGKYFAVFVIAAAVIAFFMPDPFIPINSFVPILLGIVMFGMGMTLKPTDFTLVAKHPLPIVLGLVAQFTIMPLIALAIAYLLQLPGELAAGLVLLGSVPGGTASNVMVYLAKGDLPLSITMTSMSTLVAPIATPAILYALAGQWMPVNFMAMVTMILQVILVPVILGLFIRHFLPTFANKTATVMPLVSVLAILAIITAVVGANTEALAASGLIVFVAVMLHNGAGLVLGYIAAAAFRLTPSQRRAVSIEIGMQNTGLGVTLATAHLSPIAAIPSVIGAAWHNITGPIMATYWSKRPLNEHNSVSKDESKSA; encoded by the coding sequence ATGAATCAGCTAGCATCAATCAGTGCTTTTGCAGGAAAATATTTTGCCGTCTTCGTCATTGCGGCAGCAGTTATTGCCTTTTTCATGCCTGATCCATTTATTCCAATTAATAGCTTTGTACCGATCTTGCTCGGTATCGTTATGTTTGGCATGGGAATGACATTAAAACCAACTGATTTTACTTTAGTTGCAAAACATCCTCTGCCTATTGTGTTAGGACTTGTCGCTCAGTTTACTATCATGCCGCTTATAGCACTTGCGATCGCCTATTTGCTGCAATTACCAGGAGAACTTGCGGCAGGACTCGTTTTGCTTGGCTCTGTCCCAGGTGGTACAGCTTCAAACGTGATGGTTTACTTAGCAAAAGGAGATTTGCCGTTGTCCATTACAATGACTTCAATGTCAACACTTGTCGCTCCGATTGCGACTCCGGCAATTCTTTATGCACTGGCCGGTCAATGGATGCCAGTCAATTTCATGGCGATGGTAACAATGATTCTTCAGGTCATTCTTGTTCCTGTCATACTCGGTTTGTTTATCCGTCACTTTTTGCCAACCTTTGCAAATAAAACAGCAACCGTTATGCCTCTTGTTTCTGTCCTTGCTATATTAGCGATCATCACTGCTGTTGTTGGCGCAAACACGGAAGCTCTAGCTGCATCAGGCTTAATCGTTTTTGTTGCTGTTATGCTTCATAACGGCGCTGGACTAGTACTTGGTTATATCGCTGCAGCTGCATTCCGCTTAACTCCAAGCCAACGACGCGCTGTTTCCATTGAAATAGGTATGCAAAATACGGGACTTGGTGTCACACTCGCAACCGCTCATTTAAGTCCAATTGCCGCTATCCCAAGTGTCATCGGCGCTGCCTGGCATAATATCACAGGTCCTATAATGGCCACATACTGGTCAAAACGACCATTAAATGAGCATAACTCGGTAAGTAAAGATGAATCAAAAAGCGCTTAA